One genomic segment of Drosophila melanogaster chromosome 3R includes these proteins:
- the CG1138 gene encoding uncharacterized protein, producing the protein MNSLPILQSVDQNLSCKAAGISKMENTKPNDKKLAQSKFAFKHNGPKKVFHCTMQSVLQSEDCWIAEEVLEESNEKSNLELEDIYDEVFRLKRRVNRLNYQLGTNIPECPKIDPCLDDHIFLTNVKEVHPEILQLKFASHKLQHQLTQMQSVRRSSNLAKKLVRDEYCRSKKLGDQLQIEIQKLDSFKLKFEKHQGLCLQRFRFLDQDKYTGREFYEFIEKSNEMITTQLKKQMLKSEYKPFRKEAARVTISLKTAAENLQDYLSSVINNKKCEIFQNVKNSCVSIRSDL; encoded by the coding sequence ATGAATTCATTACCAATACTGCAATCAGTGGACCAAAATTTATCGTGCAAGGCAGCAGGAATAAGTAAAATGGAAAACACTAAACCAAATGATAAGAAACTGGCACAATCAAAGTTCGCATTCAAACATAACGGGCCAAAAAAAGTGTTTCACTGCACGATGCAGAGTGTTTTGCAATCCGAAGATTGCTGGATCGCTGAGGAAGTTCTAGAAGAATCAAACGAGAAAAGCAATCTGGAACTCGAAGATATTTACGATGAGGTGTTTCGCTTAAAGCGGCGCGTAAATCGACTCAATTACCAACTAGGTACCAATATACCGGAATGCCCAAAAATAGATCCCTGCCTGGATGATCATATATTTTTGACAAATGTAAAGGAAGTTCATCCCGAAATTCTTCAGCTGAAGTTTGCAAGCCATAAACTACAGCACCAACTGACTCAGATGCAATCCGTCCGAAGATCATCCAATCTGGCCAAAAAACTGGTACGGGATGAATACTGCAGAAGCAAGAAATTAGGGGATCAGTTGCAgattgaaattcaaaaactaGACTCCTTTAAGCTCAAATTCGAAAAACATCAAGGACTATGTCTTCAACGGTTTAGGTTCTTGGACCAAGATAAGTATACTGGCAGGGAGTTCTATGAATTTATAGAAAAAAGTAATGAGATGATAACAACTCAACTTAAAAAGCAGATGTTAAAGAGTGAATACAAACCTTTTCGGAAGGAAGCCGCTAGGGTGACAATCTCTTTAAAAACAGCCGCGGAAAATTTGCAAGATTATCTTTCAAGCGtgataaataacaaaaaatgtgaaatctTCCAGAACGTGAAAAATTCCTGTGTATCCATTCGTTCAGACCTTTaa
- the CG31482 gene encoding uncharacterized protein, whose product MFLVNILIVLALCLLVLVIADLQEDHLNEHNRLREKHGSPPLTLDDELTKGCEEYAKVLANNEKLEHSSSAGQNYGENLCMRSQTPLQCVQDWYDEIADYDFEKPQFAMSTGHFTALVWKNAKKMGIGQAKDKKGYYWVVARYYPPVNVNGQFEENVLPPIKGEGDENGQGNLNRFQVDNIPIIVMLWLCWQFTN is encoded by the exons atgtttttgGTGAACATATTGATTGTTTTGGCTCTATGTTTg TTGGTGTTGGTTATAGCTGATCTTCAGGAGGACCATCTAAATGAACACAATCGGTTGAGGGAGAAGCATGGAAGTCCGCCTCTGACCTTGGACGATGAACTCACAAAGGGATGCGAAGAATATGCTAAA GTGCTAGCCAATAATGAAAAGTTAGAGCATTCAAGTTCTGCCGGTCAAAACTATGGTGAAAACTTGTGCATGCGGTCACAAACCCCTCTGCAATGTGTTCAAGACTGGTACGACGAAATCGCGGACTACGACTTTGAAAAGCCACAGTTTGCAATGTCAACGGGTCATTTCACCGCCCTCGTTTGGAAGAATGCGAAAAAAATGGGTATTGGGCAAGCCAAGGACAAAAAGGGTTACTACTGGGTGGTAGCAAGATATTATCCACCAGTCAATGTGAACGGGCAGTTCGAAGAAAATGTTCTTCCGCCGATCAAAGG GGAAGGTGATGAAAATGGTCAAGGCAATTTGAATAGATTTCAAGTTGACAATATTCCCATCATAGTCATGCTTTGGTTATGCTGGCAATTCACAAATTGA